Within Dermacentor albipictus isolate Rhodes 1998 colony chromosome 3, USDA_Dalb.pri_finalv2, whole genome shotgun sequence, the genomic segment gAATGTTGGCCTTCAATTTCTCTTCTACAGTGGAAAGAAGTAGTAGCAgtaatttatttttctcttgaaGTTTAAATAGACAACAAGAATGTGCAGGAGGAGGTCCCTAATCGACGACATGACAGTAGTAAGAACCTAGCAAGAACCTCTTATTGCAATATTGGCGAAAACAGAGATTAGGAGGGATACCTTACCAATCTAATCTGGTTTAATGTtccactttagtgtccctttaaatcgaTGACGTTTTAAACGTTCAGCTGCAGGTCCGCCGGGACGCCGCCGTGCACCTGTTCGCGGCTGCCTGCTTGGTGGCATTGTGGCGATGGCTTCCCGGGTCCCACGAACACGGGTGGTCGTACGCGCTGTGGTGGCTGGGCGCCCTCCTGACGCTGCTGGCGCTCACGCTGCTCCTCGGCTGGGCGCTCACCACTTTCCTGCTGCCCAACGCCAAGCTCAGCTCTAGGGGCAAAGCCGTGCTAGTCACAGGTGAGCCGGGGCACCCTTCCGAGAAAGAGAAAACGAGAGTAGAAATTCCCGGAAATGTCAAGCTATATCTGCCAGGTAGATCTGTTGATATGTGCTGATGGGACACTTATCGGTTTGGTCCGTTGCAATATTTAACGGTTAATACTGGGAGGCCTATGGGTGCTGTGACGTATGGACATACCGATGCGCACTCGGAATTCCCGGAACATATCGTTATACCACTTGATATGCTGGGACGCCGACGTCTCGTAAAGCGTTACCCGTGCTGCAGTTGTTTTTAAAGGCCAAGCTTTCTTTGCAGACCCTCCAGGAAATGTATGACCCTTACTGAAGGGTGGTGTTGCTTTTCTTGCTCAGTAGCTcataattagaaaaaaaattacgtgcgtgatGGTGGGGTCGAACCTCGGTCACCTCAACACAGCAGACCGATGCTCTCAGTGTTAGGCCACAACCGCCGTAGAGcagcaagttgggctagttggtggaagttCATGTTGTAATAATGGGCTTTTACTGTGCTATAAGCGCACGGACAACGGAAGTAGTAGTGGACAGTCCACTTTTGTCCgcttctacttctgttgtccgtgtgtttGTAGCACActataacccgcttactacaagaTGTGCAACCGcacttcttttcctctttatTGAATGGGAATATCAGTAACGTCTAGCAAAAATTATTTATATTACATTTAAACGCACACATGAAGACAAACGCACACGTGCTACACACAGTCCAATGAAAGTTCAAAAATAGGGCAAATGAACGCAAGCGCCTGCAGATGCGAAAGAAAGGAGCTTTCGTGAAACCGTTATTCATGCtataaatttgttaattttattTCTACTTCCTTGGCCCAAAAGAAACTGGTGCACCCACATGTTCTCCCGCGCACCCACGATACACGCGATGTGACACACGTGTCAATCGTCTCAAAGTgatagttggcgttggcacggtATAAGCATGCGCGCAATTGTGGCCTAATGCCGCAATAACTAAACAATGGTCACTGAAGCTTACGGGCTTAACGTCATACCCATTGCACAATAGAACAAGTCCTAGAGAGACATACACTCGATCTAATCTGGCGTGGCTATATCGTTGAAAATGTGCATATTTGTGTTGAGTTGCTAGCAAACAACTGGCCACTATCGTCTAGGTTACAATCATTGACCATAGAGTTAAGGAATTGGGCACTGTTATCGCTCAGCGGCAAAGCTTTTGCGCGGTCTTGAGCAAAACAAACGCAATTGAAGTCCCCTAGCTGTATTAGAACCTTGTCGCGCCTCAGATGCGTTTCAATAGCTTCACAGAAAGCTTGGCATTCACTCTCGACGTTCGGAGCGTAAATGCAGATAGCACGGCAGTTCAGCTTCGAAAACAAAAAGATGAACAACGAGCAGAATACCGCGTTGAGTGGAAACAGCAGAAATCAAATTAATACCCAGACtcattcgaataaatacggtgcAGTCACTCGATGCGCCGACAGAATGGCAAACGCAGAAAATCGTATACAAAGAACGGAAAGAAGACACCATGCTGTCAGTTAGTTGCTCGCACAACGTTCCTTTTGGCACAATGAAGAGGAGATGACGTTTTAACTGGCATTTGTGGAAATTGAGCGCGAAACTTTTGCAGGACAAAAACTTCATAACAGAGACAgcgaaagaaatgaaaagaattaCTTTCAACGCAGCCCTCCCGCTATACGGTTGAGTGGGAAGAGATGAAACAGAGAGTAAATCTTATGGCGATCGAAAAAGCCGGTGCAATTCGACAGGcggaaaagaaaaaacgaaagaaatgcATGAGGAACTCGATTATTTAGTTATCATGGATAGCTTCCAACCAggaaaataaacgaaataaataaaagaagtgaAACAACAGCTTGGAAGCCTTGATACTGAAAAGTACAAGGAAGCAGTGATAAGAGCGAGGTCTGAAAAATTCTGGGCGGGTGAAACGACAACAAAGCGAGCGTTACCCGACGAGAAGCGATACGGGAATCAAAAATAAATACGGCAATATAATTATAGAGGCGTCGCACTACAGAGCCTGCTGCGATCCGAAACGCGATTGTAGAAAACTACAATGAATTGCCTTGGCACAGACTTGAGGTGAAATACGGCTTTCACACAGGATTCTTGCACCTAATGGCAAAGCTTGATGATGAACTCAAAACAACTCTCTAAAGACCCATTTCTTTGGCTGAAATGGACTGCGCAATAGACGAACTCCCCACAGTAAGGTCTCCAAGAACTGATGGGCTAAGCGCTGCTTTTTGCAAACCTTTTAAGTTCCACGTCGCCAATATTCTGCTCAAAGTCTAGTTGAATCATACGAGAGTGGGCAGGCCTACCGCTGTCATTTACCTGTTCACGTATTGTTTTGATCCCCAAGTCGGACGATCCGGAAAAACGCTTGTTGGTGGGGTCCTATCGTCCAATAAGCCTCACcaacgtggattacaaaatattCATGAATATACTGGCCAAAAGGCTGCAAAGTGTGATAATAAATCTGGTTGGACCGCACCAGACGGGTGGCATTAAAGGCCGTAGCATAGCAACAAATGTACACGTTGTACGAACAGTTTTGGAATGCTTTGATGTGACCGGCTCCCGAGTAACAATGATGCAACCGGACCTCGTCAAAGCATTTGACCGGCTATCGCATGATGTCCTGTTTATGTTATTGGAACACTCAAACGTCGGTGACGTCATATCGAACGGCGTCCGGCTGGCGTATGTGAACTGCACGGCGCGATTAATTTTAAACGGTGAGCTCACTGACAGCATCTGTGTGCGCTCTTCGGAAAGACAAGGTTGTCCGCTGTCACACCTGCTGTTCGCGGCCTATCTAGAGCCTCTCTGCCTGGGGATCATAAACAATGAGCGCATAAAGGTCTTAAGCTACAGACAGCACATGTGAAAGTACTAGCATACGAGAATACTATTGCTGTTCATTGCAATAAAGTCTCTATTTCTGTTCTAACAAGGAAAGCATTCAAGAATTTACTGCCCTTGCTCATTACTGCCGCGAAAAAACAAGTGTCGTGAAACAATataccgacagcgcatgccttatATGTTAATCTTCTGACTGAATTATTAAATGTACGAAACGATAACGAAAACCTGAAAATGATTTAATTTTTTTGGCGTGGCTGGGCACTACCTCGGGGTTTGGACcaggcaagaggccgcgtttctaccagaaagctcgccttcgtgcatagtgtccGCCGCCAGCGTTTCTCCGTAAACATTaaagttacataagctgcagttgccgggaagcgtgagaagctgtCAGGCATCTTTGaaggctatcgcgttccactcttaaaggcgaaacttaagcgtcctccaaatttttatctCCTCTCTCTGCAAGAGCCCAGACCTTTCTGCTGACGCCTTTCAGGCCCCGAACCAGCGATTCAGACACACTAAGACCGGATAAAACCGGTTTCACATCACAAAAGCGAATGTCAAATTTTAGATTCAGTTTGCTCACAGTCTGTCTGGCTTGAAATAGCTGTCCTGCAAGTTCATCTGTTTTGTCCGCATTCCTTCACGTGTGACGCGTGTGGTCATTGTGTGAATATATGTGCCTATGTATTGGATGCTTCCTGGAATAAAATTAGTTGCGAGTATGGCGCTCTTTCTGTCTCCTCTTAATTTTTCCGCTGACGTTGATCTTGCACCGCACATCACTCTTAAGctacgcaccaactagcccaacatagTACTCTGATAGTACTCTGATAACGCCCCTGTAAAGCATATAGTAAAGGGAGCTGCCACAAAGGATAGGAAATAGCTGTCTTCTAGCTGTAAGAGTTCTCGGTGAAAGACGTCATCGCAATGCCACGGCCATCGGGGCAACATACCACTTTacggaagaaggaaagaaaaaagtaaaaaaaagcgtATAACGAAAGTTAAACGACGCATCTTATCGACGTTTTCCGTAATCTTATACCGTGACACTGTAAATGGATTATCCTACGGCTGATGGTCAGTGCTTATGTAATTCTTTAGCGCACTCTCCAATACGCTGGAAATTGCTCGTCTGTTCGCACGCAATGACGTCAAAGATAGGAAATATACACTCCGCGTCTCAAGCTATGGTCTCAACCACGACGTCATTCGTCAAGAAGGTTGCTAATTCCTTTGTCTCGAGAAACGCGCTCAGCGACAACTCTGCCTTTAATATATAGCACTCTGTTTATACTGCTTGCTTACACaggtttacgaaaaaaaaaaaatgtcgatatACGGGGCTCCTGGCACACACACTTCGCCGCGGAATCGCTACTGCGGTCTGAAGCCCCGTCCAGGAAGTGGCAACGATTGCGTTGCAATTGTTTTCGCATCCTTTGTCTTTCCTCGGTCATCCGGGACAGCGCAAGCCGAGCGAACGCGTTGATCCGCTTCATTAGCCACCATTTGGGTCGTTGAACGTCGCCGGTTGTTTGGATGGCGTAAATAACGTCAGCAAAAGAAAACCCGCAATACAAGCTGATATAAGTATACAGTATATACGCTTCAGTTTGATAACCGGGAAACGTCTGAAATTCATATTTTCATTCCTGTAAGGTGTGCATGCAGGTAGATAATTTCTTCTCTGTCATATAACTGAGTACAGGATGAGACAAGATCGCTATAGGCTTCGTCGCACTGTTGACACAATAGATAGAGCCCCTTCCTCGGTGATCCAATAAGACCGCAAATTACTTGTGCCAAATGAGAGGGACGGGAGATGTCCATCGCAGTTCTCTAAGCGATATGCTCCATACGCTTccggtaatttttttctctcctctcGTCCTTTCAGATAAGCGATATGTATATGTGTCAGTGAATTCTTTTACAGAGCCGCTTGATTAACTAATCAGCGTTTTGCCCGCATAGGCGGACAGGCCGCCTGCCCGAGGCACGTGCCGGCTTCGCGGGGAGAACGAACCCGACGAATGTCGGTGAACGCACCCGAAGTGGTCGAAAACAAAGCACGTGATTAAGACATCGCCGCATTGTTTTCTATATGATGATATTCGCCTGCACTACTCATCTAAGTATTTATTTAAAGTCTTTTTATTTACCTGCCCGAGTACTCCTGTTCTGGGGTTTTGCATAAGCAATGGTCAAGTACACATAAAAACGAGATAACAAATCTTTAACTACATGACATGTCAAAGTTAGTTATACTTCAATAGACGCACTTAGTGCCGAGACAAGGTATCCGATGAATTCAAACATCACTGTTTGTGACCATATCAGCGAGGCCGTGGTGCACAACACACGTGGTGCACTGCTGCTTAGCACGGGCTCTTGGGTTCGAATTCCtgccgtagagagagagagagagagagagagagagagagagagagagagcgttttCTGATGGCGGCGGAACGCGAGAACGCTCGCGTACCGCATAATTCTGTGCTCATCTAAATATCTCAGGCACTCAAATCAATCCGGATCCTTCCGATATACGGTGTTTCTCATAGCCCCTGTGTTGCTCCGGGACGTTAGGCTCGACGAATAACCACGGAAGTCGGTGTGATGACCACGCCGGTTCACCGCGGGCCCACACGTGTCTTCCTATATCCCGCGCTATGCCGCAGGCTGCGACCGTGGCTTCGGCCGGCTGCTCGCGAAGCGGCTGGACAGCGAGGGCTACAAGGTGTTCGCCGGCTGTCTCTTCCCGGAGCAGAGCCGCTcggaactggaagaagccagcagctCCGGCCTGCGGGTGGTGCCGCTGGACGTCACCGACGACAAGCAGGTCGCCGAAGCAGTGACCCTAGTCGAGCGGGAACTGGCGGGACAACACCGTGAGTTTCTTCAACGACGAGGCGGGGAGGTTTCGCAATAGGGGCCGTACTCGTATAGCGCTGACACATGCGGCCGGAAAGTATATACCTGCTGAAGTGTTACCCCTGAAGTATGCAAACGAGGGCAAGCTCTAAAGAAAGCACTGTTCATTACGTTCGCATTGAAGTAATATATAGCTCACTTTCAGACTTTCGTATTGTCTTAGCCTCATCAGTCATTTCTCCTTCAAAATGAGGGGTTCCGGTATATTATAAACGGCTAAAAAACTGCGTGGGCATAAACTTCCCGGTCAGGGGGCTAGTTGTCATCTGAGGTGAAGTTCATATTGATGGTATTTAGCCGATACGAGCAAGCCTACACGTACTCTGGTATGGTCACAAATAAAAGCAGTATATATGATCTTCTGTAGTGTTTCTGCATTACTGATTCTCTAGAGCAAATGCTAAAGCAATGCCTTTTTACTTTTGGTTAAGTGAGAATAAAGTATGGAAGCGTAATGTTTGAGTTGGCTCTTGTTAAATTTCGATGACAAAGCACTGAACCTTTGAAACATTAAGATAATGGCTTCAGAAGCAACATATGATGAGCCCTAACGGTTGTAATTCCCCAAGGTTTACCAAAACAGCAGCCAACAGTGATCAAATGTGGCTCCTGCTTGGGATGTTAGTTACGGTAGGTCTTGGTAAGTTATATCTTCCCGTAATGTATGTGTCACCGTAGTCACATAATCAATATGGCTGTAGGAATGATGGAATTTATCTTTTTATTGCTAGAAACCGTTGCGTTCATAGCAACATGCATGCAGAGTCGTGCATGTTCCGGTGAACCTTTAAAACGTGCTGGTGCCGACAAACCCTTAACGTGCTAATGGACGTTTaacttgttctttcttctttttttgttccttcgTACTCGTGTTTCATGTGCAACATCAGCATAAATTGAAACGCGATCAGGAAATAACCGTTCAGAACGCATGATATGCGTAATTACATGGAGGTGCGAGGTGCATTCGGTCTGTGCGGGATTCTAAGCATGGAGTATATAGCCCCAATCAAGTGTACATTCCGAAGTCTGAATTAAGACACTGTTACAAATGCAGATGGACCTGGAAACGTAACAACCCATTGGAGTAGTTTACGCAATTCATCACATTTGAATCTGCGTGATAGCACACGCACCTGATGATTTTAATCGTGTGTGCTGCGGTATGCACGTCGTTTCAGGAACGTACAAACAGTAACGTTCACTCGTGGGCTGTCGCACGCGCCTCGGCATTTTGTCGCGCAGAACTGTGGGGCGTGGTGTGCAACGCCGGCGTGAACATCTTCACCGAGTTCGAGTGGACGACCCAGAGGGAGGTCAGCTGGATGTTCGACGTCAACGTGCACGGCACGGTGCGGGTCACGCGGGCCTTCCTGCCTCTGCTGCGCCGCTCCAGAGGCAGGCTCGTTTTCGTCGCCAGCTACGCAGGTCCGTTCAAGAAGAAAGAGAAGTCacagttcgtttttttttttacaacccgTAATGAaagtagagagctttagtttaggggacgcaaacggcttgcgtacgcaagaactagacgcgagggtactgcgcatgcgcagatccGGACGTAGGTGTCTGCGCATGCCCAGTACCATCGCCCCTAGTTCATGCGTaagcaagccgcttgcgtcccctaaactaaaactctctagtgtccGAGGCAATAGCCTAGCTCTGGTCAGCAACACCCGACTGCCCACGTGTAGACCCACGCGGTACCAACTTGGACCACGGCCCGGGCCGAATTTTCCGGCCCGGCGCGGACCCCCGGACCCATGAGTATGTGAACGAACGCAGTCCGGGCCTACCGGTGGAACTTAGTCTATACATGCCTCAAACCTGTCGTTACATCGGTAATGTATTCTAAGACATTACGGCAGTACCCATCTCTTATGCGCTGTATGTTGAAATATAATGGAGGTGGCCCGGTACTCTCGTTACGGACTCTGCAGTGAACAGTTACAACGAACGACGACGCACGCTGTAAACAGCTCGAAGGAATATGATGGGGCTTAATTAGGTTTTCTTGTATGCCATGCTGTTCACAACATAGAACGTAACGAACCAGCCCAGGTCAACACTTTCTGGTAAGAGATGAGCCCGCTCAACTTTGTTCCTGCCCCTCATTGAAATCGACAGGTCGTCGTGCTACGCGGGTGACATCACTTCTCAAAGGTGCTGAATTTTTTGAAGTTTGTGATTAGGCTTTCTCATCGTGGTACAAGACGGTGCACTGATTTTGTATCACTTAATGCTGGGTgaaagctttcttcttttttaagtaTGGGAGTTTACGCGCCagaatcacgatctgattatggggcaggccgtatagtgagggactccggattaattttgactagctggggttctttagcgcCCACCTGAATCTAagcaaacgggtgttttcgcatttcgcccccatcgaaatgccgccaccgtggccgggattcgatcccgcgatctcgtgcttagcagccgagcACCATAGGCATaaagcaaccacggagggtgaCGCTGTTACGCGTCCCCCTTTGCTGGTTGCGTCAAGGCCATGGAGCCGTCCCAGAAATCATTCCTTTCGCACAGTCACGCACGGCGGAAAGAGAAAAACTACCCTCGGTGTGCGCAGCTGCGGGAAAAAGCTCTTCGCGTGAGCGCCTTTCTCTTTACAATGCTCTGTTTCCGCACTCTTTGCTTTATGTGGACCTATTTCTCAGAAGATGCTCGTGAGCTTTAAATTTTATCCGAAATAAAATGCCGCGCTGCACTCACGATTGCAAGTAATGCCTTTTTAAGAAGGTGTCGTGTTCTTGGAACGAATTTGATCTCGTTAAGTGCGAAAAATATGTGTATCTCAGCCCGCTCTCGATGACATTTTAGGAGTTTTTATTTCCGTGAGAGAAGCCGTGCGTGTACGGATGCCAGGAAGGAGAGATTGCTGAAAAGGACTAGGCCAGAGCTAAACGCCTCTAACTATGCGACATCACGCTTAGATTGCGTAGTTTTGAAAGGTGCGTGCGTCGCAGGTGACCTTGCGCACTCTCATTGACCAGTGACGTGTCTGTGCCTCGTATCTCTTTTGCGATTTCGGGCACACTGTGACGCGACCGCGTACGCTCAACGCACCTCGAATTTTCCGTTATATACCTGCAAGGAGGCGTGAAGCCTTCCTATAATGCTATAAAGAAATTAGTGACCGATGGTGGCATCGAGTCTCTGTCTTCCAGCGCAGCAGCCCAATGTTCTAACCATTAGGGCACGATCGCCCGCATGCTTCTTTAGTTCCAAAGTCGCCCTTTGAAACGTCTGGCACATGCCCGTTTACCGCATTCTTCCCTCAAGACAGCTAGTGTTAGAAACGCAGTTAAAGTACACtgccttcgggatcagcccataGTTTTCTAAAGACGGATACCTCAGAAATGGATATACAGTCGGCTTATAATATGATATCTAATTAAAATAGCTTGTGACCTGTTCTTGTTCTTTATTTCACTATACTTGTGTTCCCATTGTGTAGCTTCTGAGGAAGGGTATTGTGCCTCGTCTACTACCGAGTTTCTCCCGAAGTGTGTAACCGAACTTGCTTCACCAGTGCAAAGTAGGCCATGCGTAATCGAACTGTGTGTGTGCCCTATACGCATTGCTCTCGTTCGTCGTAAGTGTCGAGGATGTTATAGTCCGATTTCAGAGCAATaagattttttctttttgttcggtcTCGTAATGGAGAGAAGAATCACCGCTGCACATGACCACGTATCTTCAGAGCACCTCTAAGCATAGCTTGACCGAATCAACGTGACCTTTAAGATTAAAGATGTTATACTCGCAAGAAGGTGGAAACAATACACTACTTTAGTTGATTTCTTTTTCCCAATTCTGCGCTGTTGTTATTACGCGAAAGACTATGGTTACCGTTCCACCGCGATATATGTATGTGCCGGCGATATCCGGTCGACTCCCTGAACCAGTCACACTCACTTCGGCTCCAGACTGCGAAGCTTTCGCCTCGTGTTCTTCCTCTCACGTGCGCAGGTCGCGTGGCTCCCGTGTGGATCGTGCCGTACGCCATGACCAAAGCCGCCGTCATCGCACTCGCCGACGGCCTCAGGCGGGAGCTTGCCCAGTGGGGCGTCGGAGTGTCGACGATCGAGCCCACCTACTACGTGTGAGTGCATGCCGCGGCCACAGATCGGCGTATAACCGGCGAGTCCGGTGGCGCTGGCGTCATAATAAAGAAAGACGGACGCTTTAATAGCGCTCCGAGCAGTTGCCACAGCGGTCTCCACATTCggttaaagccccttaaacttcataaagtactgccacgctttgaagaatgccgcctcctcctcgcgcgctctggccgaggccgacgcggcgtcgctattggcctattagcatcacgtgggccctcgcgccatgcatcagctccatttttgctcgaggagcgtctacggagtggcgaggagcgcatgttggcgccgttgctacgctcgagcaatgtaggcggcgccacggtcgaggtgGGAGCgtaaaagagaggagaaacaaggaggagtgaaggcggagaaggagagtgtcgcttctttacgaagtttaaggggttttacattCGGTCGCCCCGCCCTTGCCTTCGCAGGACCGAGATCAACCCGCGCGTGGAGCAGGACCTGCTGAAGCGGTTCGCCGCCGTCCCGGACCACGTGCGCGCCGCGTACGGCGAGGGCTACGCTCGCGACCGCTGCCGGGCCATGGTCCGCTTCCTGTCCAGCGTGTCCCGGTGCGAGCTGTCCGAGGTGGTGGACGCCATGGCGCACGCGCTCACCAGGGCGCGGCCGCGGCGCTACTATCGCTGCGACGGCACCGCCGGCTGGCTGCTGGCGCTGCTGCTCTTCAACCTCCCGAGCATGTTCGCCGACTCCGCGGTCGCCATGACCTGGAAATCGCGCTACGCGCCCGATGCCCGAGGCGTGCTGCAGAGGGTGCGCAGGCAGGAAGACAAGGTCGCCTAGGCCTCCTCCGGCTCCCGCCGGCGCGATATCCCAGCCCCTTTCACCACCTGTCCTGTAGATAATAATTATTTTGTTTTGCGGCTCATAGTACATTCCGCAGTTGCTGATCTCCGCCGCTACGCGTCTCGTCAAGAAGGAGACGGGCAAGTAAATCGACCCGCTACGTCGTTAGATTAGGGTCTCAGATAAATAGCAGCCGCACTTCGCGCACGACAACATTATGTGTGTATTTTCACCTCGACGTTGTCAGGCGGAGGTATGTTTCGGAGGTTTCACGCCGCTTGAAAATCGCGCTCTTATCGCGGAAAAATTGCGTCGCGGCGTCCCACGCCAAAAAGAAGTCGGTCGAGGTTACTCGTTTTAAAGGAGGGTCTGCTAAGAAAGGGCTTCAGAGTTGATGCGTAAAGGTGACCCAGATTTCCTTGTGGCACAATTCGCAGTGAATGCCAACAATAACAGATCAGATGCGGCCCGATTACAATGCCTGGGAAGCCGTTCTATAGCTTGTCGTCGTGATTGTGCGCGACGCTGAAACTATCGGCACAGCTCTCTGAAATTCTTAGACATCCTACCACAGAATTACGTGTTCCCGCTGTAAAataaaatacagaaagaaagtGGATCGCGGACTTACTGTACTAACTGGTTATTTGTGTTTCCTTGAATTGAAACGCACCCCACTTGTGGCCTCTGCATTACACCTCGAAAGGTTCACGTCAGTCAGGCAAGTGATAGCACGGAACGTTATCTACGAAAAACCGCATACGCGCTTAAAATATCTCTGCATCGCCAGTGGCAACAATAGAGCGCCATGATCTCGGACCGCGATTGGCATACGAGTGAATCAGACAAAGCTGTACTGAATAGTGAAGCATTCGGAGATGTGGTTTCTTCTATTTAAACACACTTGGCTCACTGTGATACGAAAGCAAATTTGACCTTGGTACATTTTTGCTCGCTCGCTAAGTACATGTTTCTTTGTCAAATGGGTTTGTTTGTATGTGCTCTTTATTTAACcagtgaacaagaaaaaaaaaagataactacGTTGTAAACACCTTTTAAGGGAACGTATTGTCCACCGGGTTTGTTTATGCATACACATTGTTAACTATGTGCAATATTTACCAGCGATTGCTCACACCATACATGCTTCTTTCAAGTCAAAGAAAGCTGTGATCGTAGCTTACTTATTTAACCATTTTTTTGCGTTAACGAGAAGCGAATTTTGTATTCTTTGTTTCCCATTTCTTCAATTTTGCATTTGTTGAAATCGCGGCACTATGCTTATAATAAGGCTGAAGTGCCAGTATATTGTGTAGTGATGTGCTTAGTTGATtttgtgtgtggtgtgtgtgacAATAAAAGTATGCTTCGGAACAATATACCGCGTGGTTTTTTTCAGCCCACGTCGACTTCACAAACGCTTGCGGCTGTGCTCTTCCTTTACTTATTAgaaagttttagaataggggtcccaaacgttttggggccccatgaaaacagcgtcgaagccactgcgcatgcgcgaaacgctaattgcgtttgggttttgcgttgggaacgctatttcatcGATTTCGCGGTAGCCCA encodes:
- the LOC135902523 gene encoding retinol dehydrogenase 5-like isoform X1 produces the protein MFTSLSADRFIGGLLQVRRDAAVHLFAAACLVALWRWLPGSHEHGWSYALWWLGALLTLLALTLLLGWALTTFLLPNAKLSSRGKAVLVTGCDRGFGRLLAKRLDSEGYKVFAGCLFPEQSRSELEEASSSGLRVVPLDVTDDKQVAEAVTLVERELAGQHQLWGVVCNAGVNIFTEFEWTTQREVSWMFDVNVHGTVRVTRAFLPLLRRSRGRLVFVASYAGRVAPVWIVPYAMTKAAVIALADGLRRELAQWGVGVSTIEPTYYVTEINPRVEQDLLKRFAAVPDHVRAAYGEGYARDRCRAMVRFLSSVSRCELSEVVDAMAHALTRARPRRYYRCDGTAGWLLALLLFNLPSMFADSAVAMTWKSRYAPDARGVLQRVRRQEDKVA
- the LOC135902523 gene encoding D-beta-hydroxybutyrate dehydrogenase, mitochondrial-like isoform X2, whose protein sequence is MRRRRGRRICVAHVHVPVRGQIHRRPGCDRGFGRLLAKRLDSEGYKVFAGCLFPEQSRSELEEASSSGLRVVPLDVTDDKQVAEAVTLVERELAGQHQLWGVVCNAGVNIFTEFEWTTQREVSWMFDVNVHGTVRVTRAFLPLLRRSRGRLVFVASYAGRVAPVWIVPYAMTKAAVIALADGLRRELAQWGVGVSTIEPTYYVTEINPRVEQDLLKRFAAVPDHVRAAYGEGYARDRCRAMVRFLSSVSRCELSEVVDAMAHALTRARPRRYYRCDGTAGWLLALLLFNLPSMFADSAVAMTWKSRYAPDARGVLQRVRRQEDKVA